The following coding sequences lie in one Silene latifolia isolate original U9 population chromosome 5, ASM4854445v1, whole genome shotgun sequence genomic window:
- the LOC141657863 gene encoding uncharacterized protein LOC141657863 — protein sequence MAALDRAQSARESTSTSVASSRRWSPTWTTSSGSTKVLAVECIRGTSRAEEWSGGLLQSGDIVEEIEIGHLNLRAPFKDGNSGVQKQLHNCFKNKVSSIRVRVRRGELNDSAELNACIVPDGRKKHKYVLRAIDDPNYVVAFFDRTESECLRLQASRTSRLNDALNSAQLQDGYVAYPWERKMQEMLPVPKSSSFMSILFLPKVSDLDSDRYNDLEDTIAKANAWFNSAQSSGIPIVFTNIQTESLLTKISGETASSRVNTSSLSDLPKLANASLYGFEDYHGVDIGVVRAVRLWYSPIEECAVEIEILEGDVKLGFVISRTEEGFIYVSSVLQGSEDVPSERSGLNALYREAMRDSKLLVISRVNNQKVLPWIVSSTGAIQCFDTVSLCQKLSLHRHAKVPILLHVLMWDNSSPSPRRHIDRRPAPLAMPSPTLAQPQSPDHSNGNHSPLDLSSSNVEEYESEVIGEESKLGFARDTAGEESFRFHNFRLPGNWV from the exons ATGGCGGCACTAGACCGAGCACAATCAGCAAGAGAATCAACCTCAACCAGCGTCGCATCCTCGCGACGCTGGTCACCAACCTGGACCACCAGCTCCGGCTCCACAAAAGTCCTCGCGGTAGAGTGCATACGAGGCACCTCCCGCGCGGAAGAGTGGAGCGGAGGACTACTCCAAAGCGGAGATATTGTTGAAGAGATCGAGATCGGTCATCTCAATTTACGAGCTCCGTTTAAAGACGGTAATTCCGGAGTGCAGAAACAGTTGCATAATTGTTTCAAGAATAAAGTGAGTTCGATTCGAGTTCGGGTACGACGCGGTGAGCTTAATGACTCGGCCGAGTTGAATGCTTGTATTGTTCCTGATGGAAGGAAGAAGCATAAGTATGTTTTGAGAGCTATTGATGATCCTAATTACGTCGTTGCGTTCTTTGATCGTACTGAATCTGAATGTCTCCGTCTCCAAG CTTCAAGGACGTCCAGGTTAAATGATGCATTAAACAGTGCACAGCTACAAGACGGGTATGTGGCGTATCCATGGGAAAGGAAGATGCAGGAAATGCTACCAGTTCCCAAATCAAGCAGCTTTATGTCCATTCTTTTTCTCCCCAAAGTTTCTGATTTGGATTCGGATCGCTATAATGACTTGGAGGATACTATTGCCAAAGCCAATGCGTGGTTCAATTCAGCTCAGTCGTCTGGTATTCCCATTGTCTTCACCAACATACAAACGGAGTCCCTTCTAACAAAG ATTTCAGGTGAGACAGCGTCTTCTAGGGTGAACACTTCGTCACTGTCAGACTTGCCAAAGCTAGCGAATGCAAGCTTATATGGGTTTGAGGACTACCATGGAGTTGACATTGGCGTAGTCAGAGCTGTTCGTCTTTGGTACTCTCCCATTGAAGAATGTGCAGTGGAAATAGAAATACTAGAGGGCGATGTGAAGCTTGGTTTTGTCATCAGTCGTACTGAGGAG GGATTTATATACGTTTCATCAGTTCTACAGGGAAGTGAGGACGTCCCATCAGAAAGATCAGGCCTTAACGCACTATACAGAGAGGCGATGAGGGACTCAAAGCTCCTAGTCATCTCGCGGGTAAACAATCAGAAGGTGCTACCATGGATAGTATCTTCAACAGGCGCCATCCAATGTTTTGACACGGTTTCTCTATGCCAAAAGCTCTCACTGCACCGCCATGCTAAGGTACCGATCCTCCTACATGTTCTTATGTGGGATAATAGTTCGCCTTCCCCAAGACGACACATTGACCGTAGGCCTGCACCTCTTGCAATGCCATCCCCGACCCTGGCCCAACCTCAGAGTCCAGACCATTCTAATGGTAACCATAGCCCACTTGATTTATCGTCATCCAATGTTGAGGAGTATGAAAGCGAGGTTATTGGTGAAGAATCGAAACTGGGATTTGCTAGGGACACTGCTGGGGAAGAGTCTTTCAGGTTTCACAACTTCAGGCTCCCTGGTAATTGGGTTTAG
- the LOC141655749 gene encoding wall-associated receptor kinase-like 22 has protein sequence MQDDRQLPAQEVNKSIQEIALSRGHDTGSRQLKILSTVEIENATNNYDPNLVVGNLQSTVFKGLIDDQVVAVKVSRDFQLNHLLIGVYLTEAAISMVMNHENLVKIYGSCLETYIPMMVYQYMPNGSLFKHLYSDKNRIRWSDRAVQSFITLLDQSFRAKLSNFGYSVTLTPGETTQNGPVIGSPGCTDPEYVETAQVTEKFDVYSFRVLLLELLTGKHPITMARHGTDLVDVFGSTAEKNGMMEMIDREVLEQ, from the exons ATGCAGGATGATAGACAACTGCCAGCACAGGAAGTCAACAAATCAATACAGGAA ATTGCTCTTAGCAGAGGCCATGATACAGGATCAAGACAGCTGAAAATACTGTCAACTGTCGAAATTGAGAATGCTACAAACAACTATGATCCCAATCTAGTTGTCGGTAACCTTCAATCCACTGTCTTTAAAGGACTCATAGATGACCAAGTTGTAGCTGTAAAAGTCTCTAGAGATTTTCAGCTGAATCACCTCCTAATTGGTGTCTACCTAACTGAGGCCGCGATATCAATGGTCATGAATCATGAAAATTTGGTGAAGATCTATGGTAGTTGTCTTGAGACATATATACCGATGATGGTGTATCAGTATATGCCTAATGGAAGCCTCTTTAAACATCTCTATTCTGATAAAAATCGTATAAGATGGTCTGATCGA GCTGTTCAATCATTCATTACACTTCTCGACCAGTCATTTAGAGCAAAGTTGTCGAATTTTGGCTACTCGGTGACTCTTACTCCTGGGGAGACAACTCAAAATGGACCTGTTATTGGATCTCCGGGATGTACTGATCCTGAGTACGTTGAAACTGCGCAGGTTACAGAGAAGTTTGATGTTTATAGTTTCAGGGTTTTGTTATTAGAGCTGTTGACAGGAAAACATCCTATTACAATGGCCAGACATGGCACCGACTTGGTTGATGTCTTTGGTTCAACTGCAGAAAAAAATGGGATGATGGAGATGATAGATAGGGAAGTGTTGGAACAGTGA
- the LOC141657864 gene encoding uncharacterized protein LOC141657864, translating to MAPLDQEQSARKSTSTSDVSSRRWSPPSGSTKVLAVECVRGTSKAEEWSGGLLQSGDIVEEIEIAQVILRAPFKDGNSGVQKKLHICFRNNMSSIRVRVRRGELNDSVEFNARIVPDGRKKHKYVLTAIDDPDYAVAFSDRTESECLRLKASRTSRLNEALNSAQLQDGYVAYPWEKKMQEMLPVPKSSSFMSILFLPKVSDLDSGRYNDLEDTIAKANAWFNSAQSSGVPILFTNIQTESLLTKISGETASSRVNTSSQSDLPKLANASLYGFEDYHGVDIGVVRAVRLWYAPIEECLVEIQILEGDLKLGFVISRTEEGFIYISSVIQGSEDVPSERSGLNALYREAMKESKLLVISRVNNQKVLPWIVSSTGAIQCFDTVSLCQKLSLHRHAKVPIILHVLMWGNSSPSPLAMSSLTQLQSSDDSNGDHGPLDLSSSNVEEYENESIGEESNIGLARDTAGEESFRFHNLKGGNWV from the exons ATGGCGCCACTAGACCAAGAACAATCAGCGAGAAAATCAACATCGACCAGCGACGTATCCTCGCGACGCTGGTCCCCACCCTCCGGCTCCACAAAAGTCCTCGCGGTAGAGTGCGTAAGAGGCACCTCCAAAGCCGAGGAGTGGAGCGGAGGGCTGCTCCAAAGCGGAGATATCGTCGAAGAGATCGAGATTGCTCAAGTCATTTTACGAGCCCCGTTTAAGGACGGTAACTCAGGGGTGCAGAAAAAGTTACATATTTGTTTCAGGAATAATATGAGTTCTATTCGAGTTCGGGTACGTCGTGGTGAGCTTAATGACTCGGTCGAGTTCAATGCTCGTATCGTACCTGATGGAAGGAAGAAGCATAAGTATGTTTTGACAGCTATTGATGATCCGGATTATGCCGTCGCTTTCTCTGATCGTACTGAATCTGAATGCCTCCGTCTCAAAG CTTCAAGGACATCGAGGTTGAATGAGGCATTAAACAGTGCTCAGCTACAAGACGGATATGTGGCGTATCCATGGGAAAAGAAGATGCAGGAAATGCTACCAGTTCCCAAATCAAGCAGCTTCATGTCCATTCTTTTTCTCCCCAAAGTTTCTGATTTAGATTCGGGTCGCTATAACGACTTGGAGGATACTATTGCCAAAGCCAATGCATGGTTCAATTCAGCTCAATCATCTGGTGTTCCCATTCTCTTCACCAACATACAAACTGAGTCCCTTCTTACTAAG ATTTCGGGTGAGACAGCATCTTCTAGGGTAAACACTTCGTCACAGTCAGACTTGCCAAAGCTAGCGAATGCAAGCTTATATGGGTTCGAGGACTACCATGGAGTTGACATTGGCGTAGTCAGAGCTGTTCGTCTTTGGTACGCTCCCATCGAAGAATGTCTAGTGGAAATACAGATACTAGAGGGCGATCTGAAGCTCGGTTTTGTCATCAGTCGCACTGAAGAG GGATTTATATACATTTCATCAGTTATACAGGGAAGCGAGGACGTCCCTTCAGAACGGTCAGGCCTTAACGCACTATACAGAGAGGCGATGAAGGAGTCAAAGCTGTTAGTCATCTCGCGAGTAAACAATCAAAAGGTGTTACCATGGATAGTATCTTCAACTGGCGCCATCCAATGTTTTGACACGGTTTCTCTATGCCAAAAGCTGTCACTGCACCGCCATGCTAAGGTACCGATCATCCTACATGTTCTCATGTGGGGTAATAGTTCGCCTTCCCCCCTTGCAATGTCATCCCTGACTCAACTTCAGAGTTCAGATGATTCTAATGGTGATCATGGTCCACTTGATTTATCGTCATCCAATGTTGAGGAGTATGAAAATGAGAGTATTGGCGAAGAATCGAATATAGGATTGGCTAGGGACACTGCTGGTGAAGAGTCTTTCAGGTTTCATAACCTCAAGGGAGGTAATTGGGTTTAG
- the LOC141657856 gene encoding uncharacterized protein LOC141657856, with protein MEDENPVFTPSHLVILSPIPLTSTNPRRLSSRFAKPSSPIKADSTRIKPAMAWVSLQGRLIGAEEATSARAIGGGLSPCEAVAWELFTPIHRVLIVAVVAVAASKSEKNRQIRQLKNCIELRDQILMSMQQKLDNLCEEMNCIKDQSQAMISPCASKIVEFSSAEASFPCNSDSICTDCWLCDQHRAQLNDLSGNSNVKAASMDAMFRSRLSISNETEQEERRMSDLSDWAASSITSAADMQLNNLAIEQDTYNLKKECEEKDAAIKELSAFIRSKDAATSKRIEDLEEIIRRKNTIITRQKKDIIVLEQKVVSLTRMRRRSYSGPEIEKKKLPLMTDNLLYDMDSTTSPSSSDSDSSSKKQHISSVKTEEVNSVSFTCENMNVTKRHRQSAPPSIPRSRPVTPLQEKSLNQRHGSVPSPRITRFSSSVGLRNSRRRTLNVSQETATSKRWM; from the exons ATGGAAGATGAAAACCCGGTTTTTACGCCGTCACATTTGGTCATACTCTCCCCTATCCCACTCACTTCAACCAACCCACGTCGGCTTTCCAGCCGGTTTGCAAAGCCGAGTAGCCCGATCAAAGCCGACTCCACCAGGATTAAACCGGCTATGGCTTGGGTTTCGCTCCAGGGTCGGCTCATTGGGGCTGAGGAAGCTACCTCGGCCCGAGCCATTGGAGGAGGATTGAGCCCCTGTGAAGCTGTTGCTTGGGAGTTATTCACTCCTATTCATCGGGTTCTTATTGTCGCTGTCGTTGCTGTCGCCGCTTCTAAGTCTGAGAAGAACCGTCAGATTCGCCAGCTTAAGAATTGCATTGAACTCCGG GATCAAATATTGATGAGTATGCAGCAAAAACTCGATAATTTATGTGAGGAAATGAATTGTATAAAGGACCAGTCTCAAGCTATGATTTCTCCATGTGCATCTAAGATTGTGGAGTTCTCGTCAGCTGAAGCGTCTTTTCCCTGCAACTCTGATTCTATATGTACTGATTGTTGGTTATGTGATCAACATCGAGCCCAATTAAATGATTTATCG GGTAACTCTAATGTGAAAGCAGCTAGTATGGATGCGATGTTCAGAAGCAGACTGTCAATTTCAAATGAAACAGAACAAGAGGAACGCCGTATGTCTGATTTGTCTGATTGGGCGGCCTCTAGCATCACTTCCGCTGCAGATATGCAG CTGAATAACTTAGCGATTGAGCAAGATACGTACAATCTTAAGAAAGAATGCGAAGAAAAAGACGCTGCTATCAAGGAACTTTCAGCCTTCATTCGCTCAAAAGATGCTGCCACTTCAAAG AGGATCGAAGATCTTGAAGAAATTATACGCAGGAAGAACACTATCATTACCAGACAGAAGAAGGACATTATTGTTTTGGAACAGAAG GTTGTGAGCCTGACAAGGATGAGGAGGCGATCATATTCGGGTCCAGAAATAGAGAAAAAGAAGCTGCCATTAATGACGGATAATCTCCTTTACGACATGGATAGTACAACCAGTCCATCGTCTTCTGACTCTGACAGCTCCTCTAAGAAACAGCACATCTCTTCTGTAAAAACCGAGGAAGTGAATTCAGTAAGCTTTACGtgtgagaacatgaatgtgacaAAGAGACACAGACAATCAGCGCCTCCTAGCATCCCAAGGTCGCGACCAGTGACTCCGCTTCAGGAAAAATCATTGAATCAAAGACATGGTTCAGTACCTTCTCCAAGGATAACCCGGTTTTCATCAAGTGTCGGCCTCAGAAACAGCAGAAGACGTACCCTAAATGTATCCCAGGAAACAGCAACATCCAAGAGATGGATGTAG
- the LOC141657865 gene encoding histone H3.2, with protein MARTKQTARKSTGGKAPRKQLATKAARKSAPATGGVKKPHRFRPGTVALREIRKYQKSTELLIRKLPFQRLVREIAQDFKTDLRFQSSAVAALQEAAEAYLVGLFEDTNLCAIHAKRVTIMPKDIQLARRIRGERA; from the coding sequence ATGGCACGTACCAAGCAAACCGCCCGCAAATCCACCGGAGGAAAGGCCCCAAGGAAGCAGCTCGCCACCAAGGCAGCACGGAAGTCAGCACCAGCAACCGGAGGAGTGAAGAAGCCTCACCGTTTCCGTCCTGGAACTGTTGCGCTTCGAGAAATCAGGAAATACCAGAAGAGTACCGAGTTGTTGATCAGGAAGCTTCCATTCCAGAGGCTGGTTAGAGAGATTGCTCAGGATTTCAAGACTGATCTCAGGTTTCAGAGTTCTGCTGTTGCTGCTCTTCAGGAGGCGGCCGAGGCTTATTTGGTTGGATTGTTTGAGGATACTAATTTGTGCGCTATTCATGCCAAGAGAGTCACTATTATGCCTAAAGACATTCAGCTTGCCCGTCGCATTCGTGGTGAAAGAGCTTAG